The following proteins come from a genomic window of Trifolium pratense cultivar HEN17-A07 linkage group LG4, ARS_RC_1.1, whole genome shotgun sequence:
- the LOC123923135 gene encoding exocyst complex component EXO70B1-like, which translates to MMHILIQIWKWLMQPKVWRFVGFASSIVGLLCYALSSSFNYLFGDWNLLKIFLYSVFSLIISLIILFAKIWQHSTSLRFKAHAAFLVLAITSLYSFFFDKVMNGKPDSYSLLSCAAFSIMLLSLSRQTQCGFEIDLMYFFLGSLIVQLMKIKLELCILGVGFSYLIIILRSVFSSINVVIYNEDPTIVQDENLVVIEVNLHSPQLASIRSCVLEQLSNCVTALRQENSNIIDMLLEQLKEYLGDDSELTVSDRNFEAVLRPKENLNLMIDSIPPQTIENLHKIAKLMVGAGFEMDFSDVYISCRRGCLDECLSKLGFQKVSVEEVQNMSWGDFRDKIERWIKASNVAFKILFPTERRLCDQVFFGFSTSADISFTCVCRESTLQLLNFANAIALGSRSPETLFRVLDVFETMRDLIPEFESILIGLLQNEATTIWKRLGEAIRGIFMELENRIRQDAAMGASSSCGLLGITCYVMTYLRVACESWQTLEKVFEENHGHLLKEYRKIEDRMHSSSTLSMQMDSIMELLENNLEARSKIYKDPALFYVFLMNNCMYMVHKTKDSKLETILGDAVIQKYTAKIQQHRENYQRISWNKVLDILKLDGNGSMQLNEVAESMKQKLKSFNTLFDEICRVQSSWSVIDEQLREEIRISIKKTLLPAYGNFIGRFRSVPELGKHADKYIKYEADNIEARIEGLFEGMQFINW; encoded by the coding sequence ATGATGCATATTCTAATCCAAATTTGGAAATGGTTGATGCAGCCAAAGGTGTGGAGGTTTGTGGGTTTTGCATCATCCATTGTTGGATTGCTCTGTTATGCTCTAAGCTCTTCCTTCAACTATCTCTTTGGAGATTGGAATCTGTTAAAGATTTTTCTTTACAGTGTTTTCAGCTTAATCATCAGCCTCATCATTTTATTTGCAAAGATATGGCAACACTCAACAAGTCTTCGGTTCAAAGCTCACGCAGCGTTTTTGGTACTAGCAATCACTTCACTCTATTCATTTTTCTTCGATAAAGTAATGAATGGAAAACCAGATTCATATAGTCTGCTTTCATGTGctgctttttctatcatgttACTGAGTTTGTCGCGACAAACTCAGTGCGGATTTGAAATTGATCTTATGTACTTCTTCCTCGGAAGTCTAATTGTGCAACTCATGAAAATTAAATTAGAGTTATGCATTCTTGGAGTAGGATTCAgctatttaattattattcttcGTTCTGTTTTCTCTTCTATAAATGTTGTAATATATAATGAAGATCCTACTATCGTTCAAGATGAAAATCTGGTCGTTATTGAAGTCAATTTGCATTCACCACAACTGGCAAGTATTCGTAGTTGTGTGTTGGAACAACTAAGTAATTGTGTGACTGCGCTTCggcaagaaaattcaaatattattgaTATGCTTTTGGAGCAGTTGAAAGAATACCTTGGTGATGATTCTGAATTGACAGTTTCTGACCGTAATTTCGAAGCAGTGCTTAGACCAAAAGAAAATTTGAATCTCATGATAGACTCTATACCACCACAAACAATCGAAAACCTTCACAAAATTGCGAAACTGATGGTTGGAGCTGGATTCGAGATGGACTTTTCTGACGTGTATATCAGTTGCCGGAGAGGATGTTTGGACGAATGCCTCTCAAAGCTGGGGTTTCAAAAGGTTAGTGTAGAGGAAGTTCAGAATATGTCATGGGGGGACTTTAGAGACAAGATTGAAAGATGGATTAAGGCTTCAAACGTGGCTTTCAAGATATTGTTCCCCACTGAGCGGCGATTATGCGATCAGGTTTTCTTTGGGTTCTCCACTTCCGCTGATATATCGTTCACATGTGTTTGCAGGGAATCTACACTTCAGCTGCTAAATTTCGCCAATGCTATCGCCTTAGGAAGCCGGTCACCGGAGACGTTGTTTAGAGTCCTCGATGTGTTTGAAACAATGCGTGACCTAATTCCAGAGTTTGAATCTATATTAATTGGGTTGCTACAAAATGAAGCAACCACAATTTGGAAGAGACTAGGGGAAGCTATCCGAGGCATTTTCATGGAGTTGGAGAATCGGATCCGCCAAGATGCAGCAATGGGGGCCTCTTCCAGTTGTGGGCTTCTTGGAATTACCTGTTATGTGATGACATACCTTCGTGTTGCATGCGAGTCATGGCAGACACTGGAGAAAGTGTTTGAAGAAAACCATGGGCATTTGTTGAAGGAATATCGCAAAATTGAGGATAGAATGCATTCTTCTTCTACGCTATCAATGCAGATGGATTCGATTATGGAGCTATTAGAGAACAATTTGGAAGCCAGAAGCAAAATCTACAAGGACCCAGCTTTGTTCTATGTATTCTTGATGAATAACTGCATGTACATGGTTCATAAAACCAAAGATAGTAAATTGGAAACCATTTTAGGGGATGCTGTGATCCAAAAATATACAGCGAAAATTCAGCAACACCGTGAGAACTATCAAAGAATCTCATGGAATAAGGTGTTGGACATTTTGAAGTTGGACGGCAACGGATCAATGCAGCTTAATGAGGTAGCTGAGTCAATGAAACAGAAGCTGAAGTCATTCAACACGCTATTTGATGAAATATGCAGGGTTCAATCTTCATGGTCTGTCATTGATGAACAGCTTAGGGAAGAAATAaggatttccattaagaaaacctTGTTGCCAGCTTATGGAAACTTCATTGGGAGGTTTCGAAGTGTTCCGGAACTTGGTAAGCATGCTGACAAATATATTAAGTATGAAGCAGATAATATTGAAGCAAGAATTGAAGGTTTGTTTGAGGGGATGCAGTTTATCAACTGGTAG
- the LOC123923137 gene encoding exocyst complex component EXO70B1-like, producing the protein MMHILIQIWKWLMQPKLWRFVGFVSSIVGLLCYGLSSSFNYLFGDWNLLKIFLYSVFSLIISLIILFAKTWQHSTSLRFKAHAAFLVLTITSLYSFFFDKVMNGKPDAYSLLSCAAFAIMLLSLSRKTQCGFEVDLLYFFLGCLIVQLMKIKLQLFIVGAGFGYLIIILRSSFSSIDVVIYNAELTSPQAENLVIIEVNSDSLQLTSTDIGSSMVEQLSNYVKALRQENSNIIEKLGDDSGFIMSDPDFMIKALPTETIDNLHKTAKLMVSAGFEKDFSDVYISCRKECLVESLTRLGFKKLNIEDIQMLSWMEIEDGLERWIKASKLALKILFPTERRLCDRVFFGFSSIADLSFMNVCMEFTLQLLNFADAIAIGSQSPERLFKVIDMFETMRDLIPEFECLFRDQYSLSLQNEATTIWKKLGEAIRGIFMKLETLIRRNRAKAAVPGGGLHPITRYVMNYLRAACQSRQTLEQVFEDYGHPLKEYPKIDDRMSSSSSLSVQMDWIMQLLESNLEAKSKIYKDPALCYVFLMNNCRYIVQKAEDSELGSLLGDDWIKKHTAKIRQYHVQYQIRSWNKVFGFLKVKYNGLIPPKGVAKSMKKKLKSFNMVFDDLCRVQSSWFIFDKQLREEIRISIEKLLLPAYENFMARFHNIAEVGKHAEKYIKYETEEIEARLNDLFQGSSGSTGSRKRS; encoded by the coding sequence ATGATGCATATTCTAATCCAAATTTGGAAATGGTTGATGCAGCCAAAGTTGTGGAGGTTTGTGGGTTTTGTTTCATCCATTGTTGGATTGCTCTGTTATGGTCTAAGCTCTTCCTTCAACTATCTCTTTGGAGATTGGAATCTGTTGAAGATTTTCCTTTACAGTGTTTTCAGCTTAATCATCAGCCTCATCATTTTATTTGCAAAGACATGGCAACACTCAACAAGTCTTCGATTCAAAGCTCACGCAGCATTTTTGGTATTAACAATCACTTCACtctattcatttttctttgataaagTAATGAATGGAAAACCAGATGCATATAGTCTACTTTCATGTGCTGCTTTTGCTATCATGTTACTAAGTTTGTCACGGAAAACTCAATGCGGATTTGAAGTGGATCTTCTTTACTTTTTTCTCGGATGTCTAATTGTGCAACTCATGAAGATTAAACTGCAGTTATTCATTGTTGGAGCAGGTTTCGGttacttaattattattttacgttcttctttctcttctatAGATGTTGTAATATATAATGCAGAACTTACTAGTCCCCAAGCTGAAAATCTGGTAATTATTGAAGTCAATTCAGATTCACTGCAACTAACCAGTACCGATATTGGTAGCAGTATGGTGGAACAACTCAGTAACTATGTGAAGGCACTTCggcaagaaaattcaaatatcaTCGAAAAGCTTGGAGATGATTCTGGATTTATTATGTCTGACCCTGACTTCATGATCAAGGCCTTGCCAACTGAAACAATCGACAACCTTCACAAAACAGCCAAGTTGATGGTTAGTGCTGGATTTGAGAAGGACTTCTCCGACGTGTATATCAGTTGCCGTAAGGAATGTTTGGTAGAAAGCCTCACAAGGTTAGGGTTCAAGAAACTCAACATCGAGGACATTCAGATGTTGTCATGGATGGAAATTGAAGACGGTCTTGAAAGATGGATTAAAGCTTCCAAATTGGCTTTGAAGATATTGTTTCCAACTGAGCGACGATTATGTGATCGGGTTTTCTTTGGGTTCTCATCCATCGCTGATTTATCATTTATGAATGTCTGTATGGAATTTACACTTCAGTTGCTGAATTTTGCCGATGCTATTGCCATTGGAAGCCAATCACCTGAGCGGTTGTTTAAAGTCATTGACATGTTTGAAACAATGCGTGACCTCATTCCAGAGTTTGAGTGTCTGTTCCGTGATCAATACAGTTTGTCGCTGCAAAATGAAGCAACCACAATTTGGAAGAAATTGGGGGAAGCAATTAGAGGGATTTTCATGAAGTTGGAGACTTTGATTCGCAGAAATCGAGCTAAGGCAGCTGTTCCGGGTGGTGGACTTCACCCGATTACTCGCTACGTGATGAATTATCTCCGCGCTGCATGTCAGTCAAGACAGACATTGGAGCAAGTGTTTGAAGACTATGGACATCCATTGAAAGAATACCCTAAAATTGATGATAGAATGTCTTCATCTTCCTCTTTGTCAGTGCAAATGGATTGGATTATGCAGCTATTAGAGAGCAATTTGGAAGCCAAATCGAAAATCTATAAAGATCCTGCATTGTGCTATGTTTTCTTGATGAATAACTGCAGGTACATTGTTCAAAAGGCTGAAGATAGTGAATTAGGGTCACTTTTAGGTGATGATTGGATCAAAAAACACACTGCGAAAATTCGGCAGTACCATGTGCAGTATCAAATAAGGTCATGGAATAAGGTGTTTGGGTTTCTGAAAGTTAAATACAATGGATTAATCCCACCTAAAGGGGTAGCCAAGTCTATGAAAAAGAAGCTGAAATCATTCAACATGGTGTTTGATGATTTATGCAGGGTTCAATCTTCATGGTTTATCTTTGATAAACAACTTAGGGAAGAAATAAGAATTTCAATTGAGAAACTTTTGTTACCAGCTTATGAAAATTTCATGGCGAGGTTTCATAATATTGCTGAAGTTGGTAAGCATGCTGAGAAATACATTAAGTACGAAACAGAGGAGATTGAAGCAAGACTCAATGATTTGTTTCAGGGAAGCAGTGGATCAACTGGTAGCAGAAAGAGAAGCTAA
- the LOC123923139 gene encoding exocyst complex component EXO70B1-like: MMHILIQIWKWLMQPKLWRFVGFVSSIVGLLCYGLSSSFNYLFGDWNLLKIFLYSVFSLIISLIILFAKTWQHSTSLRFKAHAAFLVLTITSLYSFFFDKVMNGKPDAYSLLSCAAFAIMLLSLSRKTQCGFEVDLLYFFLGCLIVQLMKIKLQLFIVGAGFGYLIIILRSSFSSIDVVIYNEELTSPQDENLVIIEVNSDSLQLTSTDIGSSMVEQLSNYVKALRQENSNIIEKLRDDSGFIMSDPEFMIKALPTETIDNLHKTAKLMVSAGFEKDFSDVYISCRKECLVESFTRLGFKKLTIEDIQMLSWKEIEDGLKRWIKASKVALKILFPTERRLCDRVFFGFSSTADLSFMNVCMEFTLQLLNFADAIAIGSRSPERLFSVIDMFETMRDLIPEFESLFRDQYSLSLQNEATTIWKRLGEAIRGIFAELADLIRQDPAWDAVPDSGGLHPITRYVMNYLPAASRSRKTLEQVFEEDYENPLKEYPKIEDRMHCSNSSLSVQMRVIMELLESNLQAKSKIYEDPGLYYVFLINNSRYIIQKTKDSELETILGDDWIKKHIEYSNGSMQPNEVESR, from the coding sequence ATGATGCATATTCTAATCCAAATTTGGAAATGGTTGATGCAGCCAAAGTTGTGGAGGTTTGTGGGTTTTGTTTCATCCATTGTTGGATTGCTCTGTTATGGTCTAAGCTCTTCCTTCAACTATCTCTTTGGAGATTGGAATCTGTTGAAGATTTTCCTTTACAGTGTTTTCAGCTTAATCATCAGCCTCATCATTTTATTTGCAAAGACATGGCAACACTCAACAAGTCTTCGATTCAAAGCTCACGCAGCATTTTTGGTATTAACAATCACTTCACtctattcatttttctttgataaagTAATGAATGGAAAACCAGATGCATATAGTCTACTTTCATGTGCTGCTTTTGCTATCATGTTACTAAGTTTGTCACGGAAAACTCAATGCGGATTTGAAGTGGATCTTCTTTACTTTTTTCTCGGATGTCTAATTGTGCAACTCATGAAGATTAAACTGCAGTTATTCATTGTTGGAGCAGGTTTCGGTTACTTAATTATTATTCtacgttcttctttctcttctatAGATGTTGTAATATATAATGAAGAACTTACTAGTCCCCAAGATGAAAATCTGGTAATTATTGAAGTCAATTCAGATTCACTGCAACTAACCAGTACCGATATTGGTAGCAGTATGGTGGAACAACTCAGTAACTATGTGAAGGCACTTCggcaagaaaattcaaatatcaTCGAAAAGCTTAGAGATGATTCTGGATTTATTATGTCTGACCCTGAGTTCATGATCAAGGCCTTGCCAACTGAAACAATCGACAACCTTCACAAAACAGCCAAGTTGATGGTTAGTGCTGGATTTGAGAAGGACTTCTCCGACGTGTATATCAGTTGCCGTAAGGAATGTTTGGTAGAAAGCTTCACAAGGTTAGGGTTCAAGAAACTCACCATCGAGGACATTCAGATGTTGTCATGGAAGGAAATTGAAGACGGTCTTAAAAGATGGATTAAAGCTTCCAAAGTGGCTTTGAAGATATTGTTTCCAACTGAGCGACGATTATGTGATCGGGTTTTCTTTGGGTTCTCATCCACCGCTGATTTATCATTTATGAATGTCTGTATGGAATTTACACTTCAGTTGCTGAATTTTGCCGATGCTATTGCCATTGGAAGCCGATCACCTGAGCGGCTGTTTAGCGTCATCGACATGTTTGAAACAATGCGTGACCTCATTCCAGAGTTTGAGTCTCTGTTCCGTGATCAATACAGTTTGTCGCTGCAAAACGAAGCAACCACAATTTGGAAGAGATTGGGAGAAGCGATCAGAGGCATTTTTGCGGAGTTGGCGGATCTGATTCGCCAAGATCCGGCATGGGATGCGGTTCCCGACAGTGGTGGACTTCACCCGATTACCCGTTACGTGATGAACTATCTCCCTGCTGCTAGTCGATCACGGAAGACCCTGGAGCAAGTGTTTGAAGAAGATTATGAGAATCCATTGAAGGAATATCCCAAAATTGAGGATAGAATGCATTGCTCTAATTCCTCTCTCTCAGTGCAGATGCGTGTGATTATGGAGCTATTAGAGAGCAATTTGCAAGCCAAATCCAAAATCTATGAGGATCCTGGTTTGTACTATGTTTTCTTGATTAATAACAGCAGGTACATTATTCAAAAGACCAAAGATAGTGAATTAGAAACTATTTTAGGAGACGATTGGATCAAAAAACACATTGAATACAGCAATGGATCAATGCAGCCTAATGAGGTAGAAAGTAgatga
- the LOC123923142 gene encoding uncharacterized protein LOC123923142 isoform X2, producing the protein MKAWMKNLEKYLRSLVSLMSLLRRKLIRIRFSVDKAYQTVGVPFEVLCAVNKTEKVEEVAPEIIAAARDVQEKTEICAPFDILPLDSAGASQPIMQLGESTQRRENDYSTIESDIKVSARLLRIFGCNIVELLLVATSREHQGKGYFQVLFSCIERLLSSLNVEKLVLPAVGDAESIWTKKLGFHKMSEDQKVFGVHPISDNNDQLNSALYLQVSIISQALIFVTRSRSWSYVERLGLLLLFAFFAAEMVATLIAVYAH; encoded by the exons ATGAAGGCATGGATGaagaatttagaaaaatatttgagaagTTTAGTTTCACTGATGTCGCTGCTTCGGAG GAAACTGATAAGAATTAGGTTTTCTGTTGATAAAGCTTACCAGACTGTTGGCGTGCCTTTTGAAGTGCTTTGTGCTGTTAATAAGACTGAGAAAGTCGAAGAAGTTGCTCCTGAG ATTATTGCAGCTGCTAGAGATGTCCAGGAAAAGACGGAAATTTGTGCACCTTTTGACATTCTTCCTTTGGATTCTGCTGGGGCTTCTCAGCCTATTATGCAGCTTGGAGAG AGCACACAACGAAGGGAAAATGACTACTCTACCATAGAATCTGACATCAAAG TATCTGCCAGGCTTCTTAGGATTTTTGGCTGCAACATTGTTGAGCTTCTCCTGGTTGCTACAAGTAGAGAGCATCAAGGAAAA GGTTATTTTCAAGTGTTGTTCTCTTGCATAGAGAGGTTGTTGTCTTCTCTAAATGTAGAAAAGCTGGTGCTCCCTGCTGTAGGGGATGCAGAGTCAATTTGGACTAAGAAATTAGGCTTTCACAAGATGAGCGAAGATCAG AAAGTTTTTGGTGTTCATCCAATTTCAGACAATAATGATCAACTTAACTCAGCTTTGTACCTTCAAGTGAGCATTATTAGTCAAGCACTCATCTTTGTGACAAGGTCAAGGAGTTGGTCTTATGTCGAACGCCTTGGCCTGTTGCTTCTCTTTGCCTTCTTTGCAGCAGAGATG GTGGCAACTCTCATTGCCGTGTATGCACACTAG
- the LOC123923138 gene encoding exocyst complex component EXO70B1-like, translating into MSENGEEKLLAVARHIAKTLGHNNNMADDILQIFSNFDGRFSKENLSEKVAVPETDPRACAALDHCLKNLDRRISHFVSSDHPIWADSADAGAFLDAVDDLIASVAEWNHLTGDKSIATCLVRAEDMLQHAMFRLEDEFRSLMERGGESFDLTQPYRNSDSAGNLSNLPFDSEEEEEEIDDEGRNGEDDLIPVAMPVTDYDIVIDALPSATINDLHEIAKRMVAGGFGKECSHVYSSCRREFLEESLSRLGLQKLSIEDVHKMPWNDIEDEIERWIKASNVALKILFTSERRLCDRVFFGFSSAADFSFMEVCRGSTVQLLNFADAVAIGSRSPERLFKILDVFETLRDLIPEFEVLFCDQYSVSLRNEALTIWKRLGEAIRGIFMELENLIRRDPAKAAVPGGGLHPITRYVMNYLRAACRSRQTLEQVFEDYGHPLKEYPKIDDRMSSSSSLSVQMDWIMELLESNLEAKSKIYKDPALCYVFLMNNCRYIVQKAEDSELGSLLGDDWIKKHTAKIRQYHVQYQRSSWNKVFGFLKVEYNGSIPPNGVAKSMKEKLKSFNMVFDDLCRVQSSWFIFDEQLREEIRISIEKLLLPAYENFMARFHNIAEVGKHAEKYIKYETEEIEARLNDLFQGSSGSTGSRKRS; encoded by the coding sequence ATGTCTGAAAACGGAGAAGAGAAATTACTCGCTGTGGCACGCCACATAGCAAAAACGCTAGgccacaacaacaacatggcTGATGATATTCTCCAAATTTTCTCAAACTTCGATGGAAGATTCTCGAAGGAAAATCTCTCCGAGAAAGTAGCGGTTCCAGAAACAGATCCAAGAGCATGCGCCGCACTGGATCACTGTCTCAAAAACCTCGACCGTCGGATCTCTCACTTTGTTTCCTCCGATCACCCTATCTGGGCGGATTCCGCCGACGCCGGTGCTTTCCTTGACGCCGTTGACGACTTAATCGCCTCCGTTGCTGAGTGGAACCACCTCACCGGTGATAAATCCATCGCCACGTGTCTTGTTCGTGCTGAGGATATGCTTCAGCACGCTATGTTTCGTCTTGAGGATGAGTTCCGATCTCTCATGGAACGGGGCGGTGAGTCGTTTGACCTAACGCAACCGTATCGGAACAGTGATTCAGCTGGAAACTTGTCGAATTTACCGTTTGATTCGGAAGAAGAGGAGGAAGAAATCGACGACGAAGGTAGAAATGGAGAAGATGATCTGATTCCGGTTGCTATGCCGGTAACTGATTACGACATCGTGATTGATGCGTTACCGTCGGCGACGATTAACGACCTTCACGAAATCGCGAAGCGAATGGTTGCTGGTGGATTTGGTAAAGAGTGTTCTCACGTGTACAGCAGTTGTAGAAGAGAGTTTTTGGAGGAAAGTCTCTCGAGATTAGGGTTACAGAAGCTTAGCATCGAAGATGTTCACAAGATGCCATGGAATGATATTGAAGACGAGATTGAAAGATGGATTAAAGCTTCCAACGTTGCTTTAAAGATACTTTTCACCAGCGAACGACGACTCTGCGATCGGGTTTTCTTCGGATTCTCCTCCGCCGCAGATTTCTCGTTTATGGAGGTTTGCAGAGGTTCTACAGTTCAGTTGTTGAATTTTGCTGACGCGGTTGCAATTGGAAGCCGTTCACCTGAACGGTTGTTTAAAATTCTGGATGTGTTTGAAACATTGCGTGACCTAATTCCTGAATTTGAGGTGTTATTTTGTGATCAGTATAGTGTATCGTTAAGAAATGAAGCATTGACTATATGGAAGAGATTGGGGGAAGCAATTAGAGGGATTTTCATGGAGTTGGAGAATTTGATTCGCAGAGATCCAGCTAAGGCAGCTGTTCCGGGTGGTGGACTTCACCCGATTACTCGCTACGTGATGAATTATCTCCGCGCTGCGTGTCGGTCAAGACAGACATTGGAGCAAGTGTTTGAAGACTATGGACATCCATTGAAAGAATACCCTAAAATTGATGATAGAATGTCTTCATCTTCCTCTTTGTCAGTGCAAATGGATTGGATTATGGAGCTATTAGAGAGCAATTTGGAAGCCAAATCAAAAATCTATAAAGATCCTGCATTGTGCTATGTTTTCTTGATGAATAACTGCAGGTACATTGTTCAAAAGGCTGAAGATAGTGAATTAGGGTCACTTTTAGGTGATGATTGGATCAAAAAACACACTGCGAAAATTCGGCAGTACCATGTGCAGTATCAAAGAAGCTCATGGAATAAGGTGTTTGGGTTTCTGAAAGTTGAATACAATGGATCAATCCCACCTAATGGGGTAGCCAAGTCTATGAAAGAGAAGCTGAAATCATTCAACATGGTGTTTGATGATTTATGCAGGGTTCAATCTTCATGGTTTATCTTTGATGAACAACTTAGGGAAGAAATAAGAATTTCAATTGAGAAACTTTTGTTACCAGCTTATGAAAATTTCATGGCGAGGTTTCATAATATTGCTGAAGTTGGTAAGCATGCTGAGAAATACATTAAGTACGAAACAGAGGAGATTGAAGCAAGACTCAATGATTTGTTTCAGGGAAGCAGTGGATCAACTGGTAGCAGAAAGAGAAGCTAA
- the LOC123923142 gene encoding uncharacterized protein LOC123923142 isoform X1 gives MKAWMKNLEKYLRSLVSLMSLLRRKLIRIRFSVDKAYQTVGVPFEVLCAVNKTEKVEEVAPEIIAAARDVQEKTEICAPFDILPLDSAGASQPIMQLGESTQRRENDYSTIESDIKVSARLLRIFGCNIVELLLVATSREHQGKGYFQVLFSCIERLLSSLNVEKLVLPAVGDAESIWTKKLGFHKMSEDQKVFGVHPISDNNDQLNSALYLQVSIISQALIFVTRSRSWSYVERLGLLLLFAFFAAEMGFARINGIGWRWAGVIWIFTVVTYIPLDVLMRSRTT, from the exons ATGAAGGCATGGATGaagaatttagaaaaatatttgagaagTTTAGTTTCACTGATGTCGCTGCTTCGGAG GAAACTGATAAGAATTAGGTTTTCTGTTGATAAAGCTTACCAGACTGTTGGCGTGCCTTTTGAAGTGCTTTGTGCTGTTAATAAGACTGAGAAAGTCGAAGAAGTTGCTCCTGAG ATTATTGCAGCTGCTAGAGATGTCCAGGAAAAGACGGAAATTTGTGCACCTTTTGACATTCTTCCTTTGGATTCTGCTGGGGCTTCTCAGCCTATTATGCAGCTTGGAGAG AGCACACAACGAAGGGAAAATGACTACTCTACCATAGAATCTGACATCAAAG TATCTGCCAGGCTTCTTAGGATTTTTGGCTGCAACATTGTTGAGCTTCTCCTGGTTGCTACAAGTAGAGAGCATCAAGGAAAA GGTTATTTTCAAGTGTTGTTCTCTTGCATAGAGAGGTTGTTGTCTTCTCTAAATGTAGAAAAGCTGGTGCTCCCTGCTGTAGGGGATGCAGAGTCAATTTGGACTAAGAAATTAGGCTTTCACAAGATGAGCGAAGATCAG AAAGTTTTTGGTGTTCATCCAATTTCAGACAATAATGATCAACTTAACTCAGCTTTGTACCTTCAAGTGAGCATTATTAGTCAAGCACTCATCTTTGTGACAAGGTCAAGGAGTTGGTCTTATGTCGAACGCCTTGGCCTGTTGCTTCTCTTTGCCTTCTTTGCAGCAGAGATG GGATTTGCTAGAATCAATGGAATTGGTTGGAGATGGGCTGGAGTAATCTGGATCTTCACCGTTGTTACTTACATTCCTCTTGACGTCCTCATGAGGTCTAGGACAACATGA